A stretch of the Notamacropus eugenii isolate mMacEug1 chromosome 2, mMacEug1.pri_v2, whole genome shotgun sequence genome encodes the following:
- the PSMB4 gene encoding proteasome subunit beta type-4 isoform X1 produces MATTTPQRLTLFTGRPQGRGKKEVESFPTSLPLPLAQAPSFPFARVTKMEPLLEPRLGLWAGGPSPGQFYRLPPVSGVLPGLDSTVLGSPVTRTQNPMVTGTSVLGVKFEGGVIIAADMLGSYGSLARFRNISRIMRVNNNTMLGASGDYADFQYVKQVIDQMVIDEELLGDGHSYSPKAIHSWLTRAMYSRRSKMNPLWNTMVIGGYADGESFLGYVDMLGVAYEAPTLATGYGAYLAQPLMREILEKKPVLSQAEARELVERCMRVLYYRDARSYNRFEIATVTEKGVEVEGPLSAETNWDIAHLISGFE; encoded by the exons ATGGCGACGACAACGCCACAGCGTTTGACCTTATTCACAGGCCGGCCccaaggaagagggaaaaaagaggttGAAAGTTTTCCGACGTCACTTCCACTTCCCCTCGCGCAGGCGCCTTCATTTCCCTTCGCCAGAGTGACTAAGATGGAACCGTTGTTGGAGCCTCGGTTGGGTTTGTGGGCCGGGGGCCCCTCACCGGGCCAGTTCTACCGCCTCCCGCCCGTCTCGGGAGTTCTCCCGGGGCTGGACAGCACTGTCTTGGGAAGCCCTGTTACTCGGACGCA GAACCCGATGGTTACAGGGACCTCTGTCCTAGGTGTGAAATTTGAGGGTGGTGTAATAATTGCAGCCGATATGTTGGGTTCCTATGGCTCCCTGGCCCGCTTCCGCAATATCTCTCGAATCATGCGCGTCAACAACAATACAATGCTTGGTGCCTCTGGGGATTATGCTGATTTCCAGTATGTGAAGCAAGTCATTGACCAGATGGT GATTGATGAAGAGCTACTGGGTGATGGACACAGCTATAGCCCAAAAGCCATCCACTCTTGGTTAACTAGAGCCATGTACAGTCGCCGATCCAAGATGAATCCACTCTGGAACACCATGGTCATTGGCGGCTATGCTGATGGGGAAAG CTTCCTCGGCTATGTGGATATGCTTGGTGTAGCCTATGAAGCCCCGACGTTGGCCACTGGTTATGGTGCTTACTTGGCCCAG CCCTTGATGAGAGAGATTTTGGAGAAGAAGCCAGTTCTAAGCCAGGCAGAAGCAAGGGAGCTGGTGGAACGTTGCATGCGTGTGTTGTACTACCGAGATGCTCGATCTTACAACAGG TTTGAAATTGCCACGGTGACCGAGAAAGGAGTTGAAGTGGAGGGACCTCTGTCTGCCGAGACCAATTGGGATATTGCTCACTTGATCAG tggcTTTGAGTGA
- the PSMB4 gene encoding proteasome subunit beta type-4 isoform X2, whose translation MVTGTSVLGVKFEGGVIIAADMLGSYGSLARFRNISRIMRVNNNTMLGASGDYADFQYVKQVIDQMVIDEELLGDGHSYSPKAIHSWLTRAMYSRRSKMNPLWNTMVIGGYADGESFLGYVDMLGVAYEAPTLATGYGAYLAQPLMREILEKKPVLSQAEARELVERCMRVLYYRDARSYNRFEIATVTEKGVEVEGPLSAETNWDIAHLISGFE comes from the exons ATGGTTACAGGGACCTCTGTCCTAGGTGTGAAATTTGAGGGTGGTGTAATAATTGCAGCCGATATGTTGGGTTCCTATGGCTCCCTGGCCCGCTTCCGCAATATCTCTCGAATCATGCGCGTCAACAACAATACAATGCTTGGTGCCTCTGGGGATTATGCTGATTTCCAGTATGTGAAGCAAGTCATTGACCAGATGGT GATTGATGAAGAGCTACTGGGTGATGGACACAGCTATAGCCCAAAAGCCATCCACTCTTGGTTAACTAGAGCCATGTACAGTCGCCGATCCAAGATGAATCCACTCTGGAACACCATGGTCATTGGCGGCTATGCTGATGGGGAAAG CTTCCTCGGCTATGTGGATATGCTTGGTGTAGCCTATGAAGCCCCGACGTTGGCCACTGGTTATGGTGCTTACTTGGCCCAG CCCTTGATGAGAGAGATTTTGGAGAAGAAGCCAGTTCTAAGCCAGGCAGAAGCAAGGGAGCTGGTGGAACGTTGCATGCGTGTGTTGTACTACCGAGATGCTCGATCTTACAACAGG TTTGAAATTGCCACGGTGACCGAGAAAGGAGTTGAAGTGGAGGGACCTCTGTCTGCCGAGACCAATTGGGATATTGCTCACTTGATCAG tggcTTTGAGTGA